DNA sequence from the Oryza brachyantha chromosome 5, ObraRS2, whole genome shotgun sequence genome:
AGCTCCTTGGCCTTGACGCCCTTGAGCTTCTTGATGGAGCTGGGCTTGACGTAGCCGGTGATGTCGGCGTCGTAGCTGACGTGCTTGCTCACCATCCTGAAGTGGTGCTCCACCTTCTTCCGCTGGGCGATCCACATGTAGCCGGTGGCGCGCACGAAGCCCACCTCCACGACGTCGCCCAGCGGCAGCAGCCCCAGCGGCAGCCCGAACTCCTCCAGCAGCGACACCGCCAGCTTCATCCCTTCCTCCTGCCCCTTCTTCACCTctgctccctccctctccgccatggccgcccgcctccctctccacctacagcttaattaatttgatctaGGCTAGCTACGTACCTAGCTAACTCTGCTGCATTCGCCGGCGGCTgcaatggtggtggtgtgTGAGCTGAACGTACTCGGGGGGCCGGGTTATGTACTGGGAGGAACAGAAGTGACAAGGTGTGGGTACcgtgtgtttttttcttcctcgGATTTGCCGTTGGTTTTGGGAGTTTTGCACGGTGTTTGCACGTGCAATGGCTGAATCTGGAATGGCCGGCTCGCGGGCCTTCTTGTTTGTTCGGCGTCGGAGACTTTGTGGTTGACAAATGACAACACCGAGGGCCGGCAGCGCGCCTGCTTTTGCCAAAATCCGCACCACCGCGTcgcgcgatcgatcgatcgccacTTCGCCGACGGTCGCGCGGTCGGTTTCGCGAGCGGAGACATTTTGTGATCGGGTTGATGTTCTCGCGCGCGCCTCGCGGAGATCGTTGACGAGACAGAACAACACACATGCTTGCCCGTTCCAGCACGCGCACTCGTGTGCTCGGCCATATCAACCGCCACGGCCCAAAACCAAAACTAACCTGATACCGCGCTTCAGCGTACTCCATCCACTCCACTccaagataaattttttttcaagattcAAATCTTATTTCacgatataaatatttctagcatTATTTACAATACTCTCtccaattttataataattatcgttttgaataaaaatacagtcaaaaaaacaactttgagcgttattttctattacaatatataaaaatataaacaaacatataattttattgaaatatctttcatctttcatgtcaaatctatatatatatatagtttatgtttctaaagtaaacatttaatgtTGTTCGTGGTCAAAAGTTCTAGAATTTTAGCTCTAGTCTTATCCAAAATGATAAGTACCATGGATCCGAAAagactattaattatttcaactCTACatctgatttattttttttacatgactagctaaatattcatattttgatatggataaaaaaaatgaactatacATATGCTAGCATTATTTAGAACAAGTTAATTGTAAGATTTTTCAAACTTTCATCCATACAATGGCTTTGCATTGTAAGCTTGTATTTTAAagctaaaataatatattaatactaTAGAGtacttgttaaaaaaatcactataGGAGGTGGGGTAACAAACTCACCAACCTGCACCTGCACTCTTATTCCTACCGATTCTTTATTTACTAAGATATATCAAATTCTTTACTCTTCGACATTAATCTCTTCTAgacaacttaaaaatattcatgtttccttcattcataaatataatgatatctagggtataaattttatccaaCAATATAGGAACTTCCCCACCTTCCTCGTCTTAATCAATCCCAACCATCCCTTGTTTAATTCTCCTATTTGTTTTCACAtctcaaccaaacacaatccttttttcttttaaccttaatttctCGAAttaaaacttcaaaaaaattatactgcTTAAGGGGTGGAGTATGCTGAACAAAGGAAGTAGCAGAGAAGGGAAAGATGACAACCTAGTAATGAAAAACGCTAAAAGGATATTCAGAAGCCGGGCCTCGTTTATTCGGGAAAAAGAACTCAGGCCTAGTTGTTTAGGTCCACAGATAGCAGCAACTCAAAAGTTCAGACAGTCACACACATACAATATTTAGAAACTCTCCTCGCATTATCACAATCTATGATGACTGCCGGAGCTCTGGGCGCACGAAGTCAGCGTCGGCAGTCACAGAGATGTCGACGGTGGGCCTCAGCTGAGCGCACACTTCGATAGCGCCATGGACAGGGTCGGACATGAAGTTGCTGATGAGGTCTTGGTTGATCGGAGCGTCCTTGTCCACCGTCACGAAGGCTTGCTGGGTCAAGATGTAGTCGAAGCGCGGCGCCCACTTCCTTGATCCCAGACGAGCAGTTGTTGAGCAGTTGTCAACCATGAAAGCCACTCCACGAGCATGCATGAAAGGGTTCAGTGAGTCCACGGACTCGATGACACTCTCGTTGATGATCTCCGAGTAGGAATGCCCCTTCTTTCTAAGGACCTCGATCTACATCATTGCAAAACAGGGTGGAAAAAATGAGTGCTGTTGATTCAAGCAGGGAAGTATATACTCTTGTCAGTTGGTTGTTACTATTTGAGTAGTCGAGAAAGAATTATATGAGCCTAACCTGAGCCATCATCAGTGCAACATAGACTCCAGCAGTGAAAGGATGCAGGGGACCAAGATCATTTGCTGGTCGGGTTGAGCGCACCCTTTCACCAACCTTCCACATACGAGTTTGATCGATATTGCCCATAGGGAAAGCTGGAAGGCCTTCCTTCTCCTGTGAAAGCATAGCCAGTAAATAGATAGTCGCATTACTTTTATCGGAACTCCACACTACACTTTAGGTAGAAAGAACTTACATAAAATCTCCGTCCAGCCAACACAACACTCCGGATTTCACTTCCAGTGGCAACATCTTCATAGCACTCATAGAGTATGTCCATGCAAGGGTAATATGATGCACTGTAGGCCTTGTTGAATTCTTTCTTCCCCTCCTCTGTCAAGGAGTTGTACACTTCAAGCATTCCCTGGTTTTAAAAAGCATACTCTTTTTGAGTAAACAACAAAAagatatgataaaattatcaataatTGTGTACCTTCTTTGAGATGGTTTTCGAGATAATTCCAGTGATACCCTCTACAGTGTTTTTGTATGCCAGTTGTTCATCCATTCCTTGCTCTGTGTATCTCCTAAACAGAGCCTCCACAATGCCATGAACAGCACCCAGCAGAATGCCTGAGCACTAACTGATTAGCTACAGTGCAATAAAtaaatgcaacataaataggAAAGTAGGCTCACCTCGCTCCCCAAAGATATCACTCTTGTACTCCTGTTCTAAAGTAGTAGCAAATGTGAAGGGAGATCCCAGAGCAACTGACCATCCCAGAGCAACGTCAGTTGCCCTTCCATCAACATCCTATGCAACAAGATCGCATAAGCACAGAGAGATGCCTTTACAAAATCTACAATTGACGTTATATTTTACAATGAAATCAACTACCTGGTGAACAGCAAAACTAGAGTTGATACCAGCaccattaatttctttgcCTTGTACATATAATCTCCTAACTGATGGACCCATTCCCTTGGGGCAAACAGCAATCACACTGATGTTTTTTGGGAAATCAAGAACGCTAGATTGCAAATGTCCAAGCAGAAATCCATGTGATAAACCAAGAATACTGTTCGGTTTCATGTAAGAGAAAATTTTCTCATAGTTGTCAGCCTGGAGaaagtgaaatgaaaatttacaCCGACAGAATACCAAATTCAGCAGAATTCAACAAGCATTTGGTAAACACAATAATAAGGTAAAAAGTGGAAATGAAAATCATGCAGCTTGTGAGCCTGAAGAAAACCTGTGCAGCGTCTGATATCAACAGCAACACGAGATCGCTGCCAGAAACAGTCTCCCAAATATCTCCCAAGGTTCCATTCTCTTCAGTAAAACCAGCCGCACGTGCTTCTTCAAATGATTTAGAACCTTTCCGGAGACCAATCTGAAAGGAAAAGGCAGAATATTGAACTGACATGCGAGTGCAAAGAAACATAAAGAAAGGGGCGGAAAATATAATGGCTTATGATTATCATGTCCAAACTGTAAAActgttccttttttcttttgaacatAAGAATTAATGATACGCTATCACCACTGAATGTTAACAAGCTAGCAAGATACAAAGGAGAATGAATATTAGGGGTTCGCTCGAGGCTTCAAACCATGGTTGATGGTTCAGAGCTTTCAGTTAACACTGACATGCATACTGAAGTATTGCAAAAGTGTCCCATGAATCCACAAGATAAGAGTACCTTAACAATAATGTCTGACTTGGCTTCAGCTAGTGAATCCCTCAGGTTCTGGGCTTGTGCAGGACCCTGCAAAAGCAACACTAACTCTGTTACACCCAATACATGCGGTTTTCTTGTCCATGTGAACCAGTTCTAAATCCACTCATCACATTGGTCACTCAATTTGTTGATTCAAGCAGTACGCTCTATACATGATCAGTGATTGGAAATGTCACATCTACTACACCAACTATCTAAATGAAACAGGGGGAAATAAGCACTGGAGACAAGAAAGAgagcattttttgttttgccgaACCTGGGAGCCCCATCCAATGACTCCAATCTGCTTGATGCCCTTGAACGCCTCGGGAAGCAGCGGGAACAGGTTCCTCCCACCCCTCACAATATACTGCGGCGCAAACATTTTAGCGAGATAAAcaaatcgcaaaaaaaaaagtaactcaGATTCCAGAAGGGAGAACGGAAGCCATGGGTACGAGAGCGGGACCTCCTCGTGGCCGGCGAGGGAGACCTTCTCCTTGTTGAAGACGCAGGTCTCGAAGTCGAGCGACGGcatggcgccgccgacggccggcggcgccgcgaccATGGCGGTgaccgcgcggcggcgggcggcgagcgcgcaGGGGGCATGCGAGGCGGCCGCGAAGGAGACGGCCCCCGGCGCCGTCGGGGCCTTGGGCGCCGCGGCgtaggctagggttttggggtGGGATAAGGCCGCGGAGGTGGGCGCCGCCATGTCACcgtgcctgctgctgctgctgctgctgctgctgctagacCAGAGAGAGACGGCGGCGAGTGGTGAGCGAGCAATGGTTTGGTGGTGCGGACCGGCTAAACCCCCGTCTTGGATTTTATACAGGGTCGGTATAATGTGCGAACATCCGCGTACCCGTTCACCCACGTAAACAgttttatatatcaaaaagtttatatatgatttttttataattatatatatatagtctttaCCTCTATCAAATTTacgtatagaaaatttatataaaaatgtatttataatttataagttattagtaaaaaatatttgcataaaattattattataaacatattatattatatataaaaattatacactaaataattatgtatggatgtatatatttgtcttatataaaaaatgtatataaaaaattcatatgtagTGTTGTCTGTGCGGGCTAACGGAACGTTCCCCGTTAGTTTCGTACACGCGAGCTGCTGATGTGCGGCGTGGTGGGGGCCAGCGCCAGCGGCTTGCGGACGGACGTGGCACTGTGGCAGTGCCACCCACGTCCTTGGGGCGCTCACGTGCACGGCTGCGGCGTCGGTTTCAGCGTGCAACCCATGGAGATGCGCGAgcgcgaggccgaggcggccaaAGTCTAgagtgtcttttttttctatcgtCCTCGCGTGCGGCTCGTGCAATTGCAACTGCTCGTGGTGACTCTGAGCACCGAGAATTCTTAGATCGTGGCTTGCTCTTCGTATGTTTTAACACGGATACTTGTTAATTGCTAGTAGGTGCAATTTATGTTTTAGAGCGGATATATTATCTGTAAAAGTGTAAAACTTTTGACGGTACAGGACAGGTCAGTCATTACCGACACTCATACAgtgtatttatctataataataatataacgAGTGTATGTTTATGAGCATAtgcttttttcctttcttaaaaaaaaaggtgttaCTTGACGCATAGTTTGATTCTGGGCCAGAGGCGGTAGCTATCGGATTTATGTGGCGTTTAGGTTGCGAAAGGGCTGTGAGCTGCAAAGCACCGGGGGGTATATGCATGGCGGCGTGACATTGCAGTCGTCGCAATCGGTGGCTGCATCGGGGGATCTGTGTGTGGGTCACATGGATCCGCTGTGAGAACGATGTCCAACGATGTCGATGGTGAGCAATGATGTGTATAAGCCCAGTGACGTAGAGAGTAAGCCCAATAAACGGCACCAACTCTGTGCTGGGCCGAAGTTATCAGGGGCCCATGAAGCCCATATATGGATCGTAACTGGGCCGGGTGAAGAAATGTTCCCAGAGCAGTATAAGCACAAGGGAAATGAAAGGATTACTGCCTTACAATATTTCAATTTTCAGCATTGCTACATACACTGCTACTGTGATATGTCGCCAAACTTTGGTCTTGTCAGGAACAAGATCAATTAATCAGAACGAGTGTACATGATACAAGTACATGCGTGCATGCACATGCACGTACAATTGTTTGTTGATAGGCAAAGGGGGCCACACAGTCTCGCACACGTGGTACATAATTGCAAAATTTCAAGATAAGATTAAGGGGTCCAAATACTCCACTTAATTATCAAGTGGAGTAATGCTCCACTATTGTGCTGCGTTTCTTTTCTATCCAATCCAGCCGACCCACcatgccaccaccacccattttaacattttccttttgttttttcaatcaAAGAAACGCATGCTCAAGCTAGCCAGCCTACCAAAGTTCACCAAAAGATCTTCCCAACATATGGATGGTCCTGTGACTTGTACGTGATTGGTGTAACTTTTGGGGCTAATCGATCGAAATGTTCAGGGAAGGTAGATTTGTTGCATCTGAATTgaactttctttcttttagttGGATTGGAGCAGTAACCGGTGTAGCGGGGAAAACAGTTTTAAACTTATAAGTGGATGTCCCATtgtctaaatagtcattaagaaatttagagaaaaataatatgaatatacATGTAAGTCTGAATATGACATTTAGaaactatagaaaaataataaatatgaatgtGGATGTGTATACTATTGATAGTTtagtttgttgtttttgttataaGTTGCATaagttatatttgaatttgcatgtttatatAGTGATATATGTCATGTTAATcaatctttataatttttttaacaaaattataacttTTAGATATCATACGATACAAGATAAATATCTCTTCGAAAGTTTAGAATCCACTCCGCTGCCGGTGCAGCGgcgctagcagcagcagctgtgaGTTCGGGCACATCATAAATGCCAAAGTGCAAAGCAGAGCAAATAATGAGCCTAACAGGTTTAAGCTGGTTTGATGGTATACCCAACGACCGAATTCCCTAAGATGCCACCACTAGCATCATAATAGTCATCACATGTACGGGCGGATCCACGCCTAAATTCCGATAGAACAAAACGATTACGCACATGTGTTTTCTATTatgttttacaaatatatacagtGCAAATTTTCACTTCTTCCCAAAAGGCCGTGGTACGGGGGTTGGCCGGCTGAGGGTGGCGGCGGGCCATGGACAACGCTAGACAGCAGCATCATACAAAACATATCACCGGCCCATGACGATAAAAACACCTACCACATTTATCTTTAAGCCGTCTGTATGTTAtaaagtttgtaaaaaaaaactccgcTCCATCTAACAGATGACCACGGTGTCTCTTTGCGAAGAGATGGCAGGGGTACGTGCTCTAATGTCAAATTGATACCGCTAGCATGTACGTCGCGTCTCGTCTATTCGCTAATATTATTGATTATCTTATTTATGCGTcaaaggataaattaaatattttgcagacaaacaaatatataagtcATTGTACGAGCTATTTATTTAGCTATCTGTATGTGTTAAATATATGTGTTAAATAGACAACAACAATATACACACTAAAGGCACGCACACTTTGCACGCCCCCTTTTCCCGGGTGGTACCACCATGCACAACGCAACGGAGCCCCACAAAAACCCAAGTGCTCTCCACGTCGCCCGGAACCACGCAAGGAAACGTTAACCCGCCAACGCACCTCTTCGCGCGTCGCACCGGCGAGCGAACCCGGTGGCCGCCTACGCCTCGCTTAGATAAAGGTGGCCGGGAGGCTGATCTGATCGGCATGGCGGCAGTGCAGCAGACgagggcggcggtgacgcGGCTCAGCTTCGGCACGGCGGGGGAGAGggcggaggccgcggcggaggtcgGGAGGCTGGCGCGGCGTGACGAGCGGACGAAGCGGCTGCTGCCCGAGCTCGGCGTCGTGCCGCCGCTCGTCTCgatgctcgccgccggcgacgggggaG
Encoded proteins:
- the LOC102708339 gene encoding uncharacterized protein LOC102708339; this encodes MAEREGAEVKKGQEEGMKLAVSLLEEFGLPLGLLPLGDVVEVGFVRATGYMWIAQRKKVEHHFRMVSKHVSYDADITGYVKPSSIKKLKGVKAKELMLWPPVNEITVDHPPTGKIHFKSLAGVTKTFPVEAFAAGQ
- the LOC102708620 gene encoding ketol-acid reductoisomerase, chloroplastic yields the protein MAAPTSAALSHPKTLAYAAAPKAPTAPGAVSFAAASHAPCALAARRRAVTAMVAAPPAVGGAMPSLDFETCVFNKEKVSLAGHEEYIVRGGRNLFPLLPEAFKGIKQIGVIGWGSQGPAQAQNLRDSLAEAKSDIIVKIGLRKGSKSFEEARAAGFTEENGTLGDIWETVSGSDLVLLLISDAAQADNYEKIFSYMKPNSILGLSHGFLLGHLQSSVLDFPKNISVIAVCPKGMGPSVRRLYVQGKEINGAGINSSFAVHQDVDGRATDVALGWSVALGSPFTFATTLEQEYKSDIFGERGILLGAVHGIVEALFRRYTEQGMDEQLAYKNTVEGITGIISKTISKKGMLEVYNSLTEEGKKEFNKAYSASYYPCMDILYECYEDVATGSEIRSVVLAGRRFYEKEGLPAFPMGNIDQTRMWKVGERVRSTRPANDLGPLHPFTAGVYVALMMAQIEVLRKKGHSYSEIINESVIESVDSLNPFMHARGVAFMVDNCSTTARLGSRKWAPRFDYILTQQAFVTVDKDAPINQDLISNFMSDPVHGAIEVCAQLRPTVDISVTADADFVRPELRQSS